Proteins encoded in a region of the Planctomycetia bacterium genome:
- the glnB gene encoding nitrogen regulatory protein P-II 1: protein MKKIEAIIRHFKLEEVKDALNAHGVKGMTVTEVRGFGRQKGHTETYRGAEYSVDFLPKVKIEVVVGDDEAQAVISKIMTTARTGQVGDGKIFVTNLAEVVRIRTGETAVAAI, encoded by the coding sequence ATGAAGAAGATCGAAGCGATCATCCGGCACTTCAAGCTCGAGGAAGTCAAGGACGCCCTCAACGCCCACGGCGTGAAGGGGATGACGGTGACCGAGGTCCGCGGTTTCGGCCGGCAGAAGGGGCACACGGAGACGTATCGTGGTGCCGAGTACTCGGTCGACTTCCTCCCCAAGGTGAAGATCGAGGTCGTGGTGGGCGATGACGAGGCGCAGGCCGTGATCAGCAAGATCATGACGACGGCGCGGACCGGCCAGGTGGGCGATGGCAAGATCTTCGTCACGAACCTCGCCGAGGTGGTCCGCATCCGCACGGGCGAGACGGCGGTGGCCGCGATCTAG
- the fumC gene encoding fumarate hydratase class II: MTAAASPLRIETDSMGEVRVPADRYWGAQTERSRDNFKIGVDRFQWGRAVKKALGILKKAAALANGDLGQLPADRVKLIVQAADEVIAGKLDDHFPLVVFQTGSGTQSNMNANEVISNRAIEIAGGVLGSKKPVHPNDDVNRGQSSNDTFPTAMHIAAVEVIHDRLLPAVRQLRDVFADLEKRHADLVKIGRTHLQDATPITLGQEISSWRAQLDDRIAGIDRALPGLYQLAIGGTAVGTGLNAHPRFGDVAASHIARETGHPFVSAPNKFAALAAHDALVEVSAAERGLAMALLKIANDIRWLASGPRCGIGEITIPENEPGSSIMPGKVNPTQCEAMTMVCAQVFGNDAAVAFSGSQGNFQLNVYKPVMIHNVLESADLIADACDSMRIHCASGIEPNIARIRHHLDDSLMLVTALNTHIGYEQAAKIAKKAHQEGTSLKAAAVALGLVTPEQYDAWVVPVEMTRPLAK; this comes from the coding sequence ATGACCGCCGCCGCGTCCCCGCTCCGCATCGAGACCGACAGCATGGGTGAGGTACGGGTGCCGGCCGACCGCTACTGGGGCGCCCAGACCGAGCGGTCGCGGGACAACTTCAAGATCGGGGTTGACCGCTTCCAGTGGGGCCGGGCCGTGAAGAAGGCGCTCGGCATCCTCAAGAAGGCGGCGGCCCTCGCCAACGGTGATCTCGGCCAGCTGCCCGCCGACCGGGTGAAGCTCATCGTCCAGGCCGCCGACGAGGTGATCGCCGGAAAGCTCGACGACCACTTCCCGCTCGTCGTCTTCCAGACCGGCAGCGGCACGCAGTCGAACATGAACGCCAACGAGGTGATCTCGAATCGGGCGATCGAGATCGCCGGCGGGGTGCTGGGCTCGAAGAAGCCGGTCCATCCCAACGACGACGTCAACCGTGGCCAGTCATCGAACGACACCTTCCCGACGGCGATGCACATCGCCGCCGTGGAGGTGATCCACGACCGGCTCCTGCCGGCGGTTCGCCAGCTCCGCGACGTGTTCGCGGACCTGGAGAAGCGGCACGCCGACCTCGTCAAGATCGGCCGCACCCACCTCCAGGACGCCACGCCGATCACGCTCGGTCAGGAGATCTCCAGCTGGCGGGCCCAGCTCGACGATCGGATCGCGGGCATCGACCGCGCCCTCCCCGGCCTGTACCAACTGGCGATCGGGGGCACCGCCGTGGGCACGGGACTCAACGCCCATCCGCGGTTCGGCGACGTCGCCGCCTCCCACATCGCCCGGGAGACGGGGCATCCCTTCGTCTCCGCCCCCAACAAGTTCGCGGCCCTGGCGGCCCACGACGCCCTCGTCGAGGTCAGTGCCGCCGAACGCGGCCTGGCGATGGCCCTCCTCAAAATCGCCAACGACATCCGCTGGCTGGCCTCGGGGCCGCGGTGCGGCATCGGCGAGATCACGATCCCGGAGAACGAGCCGGGGAGCTCGATCATGCCGGGCAAGGTCAACCCGACGCAGTGCGAGGCGATGACGATGGTCTGCGCCCAGGTCTTCGGCAACGACGCCGCCGTCGCCTTCTCGGGCTCCCAGGGCAACTTCCAGCTCAACGTCTACAAGCCGGTGATGATCCACAACGTCCTCGAGTCGGCCGACCTGATTGCCGACGCCTGCGACTCGATGCGGATCCACTGCGCCTCTGGCATCGAGCCGAACATCGCCCGCATCCGTCACCACCTCGACGACTCGCTGATGCTGGTCACCGCGCTCAACACGCACATCGGCTACGAGCAGGCGGCGAAGATCGCCAAGAAGGCCCACCAGGAGGGGACGAGCCTGAAGGCGGCGGCCGTGGCCCTCGGCCTCGTGACGCCCGAGCAATACGACGCCTGGGTGGTGCCCGTGGAGATGACGCGGCCGCTGGCCAAGTGA
- a CDS encoding exosortase translates to MSVPVLNPSGMPPAAVSGPGKAVRAPLADDDEGLIEGIQRRCREWIADLRRPDGRLAWSIIGGMTALLVYSYWPGLLNAQSSWSDPQYSHGWLVPVFAVALLFWWREPVEPVTASARLAGLGMLLATFALRLAVARYKIVTIDMYTFVPALAAVFLLAGGWRTFRWSWAPIAFLIFMFPLPDEATRYLLSPLQTLATMVSTTTLQTLGLDAWRSGNIIDVGGHRLNVVDACAGLRMLTIFVALSVALVLVGGREWWENAVVMASAVPIALLVNAIRITTAGILHVYATEDFAASFHDSAIAGAIMMVLALAMLFGLQQLLASLFVTEDATPALLPAAPRGTGAAPDRRISRANNGGFPALTPPGNAGKYGLD, encoded by the coding sequence GTGAGTGTTCCTGTTCTCAATCCGTCGGGAATGCCGCCCGCCGCAGTGTCCGGCCCGGGCAAGGCGGTTCGTGCGCCCCTGGCCGACGACGACGAGGGGCTGATCGAGGGCATACAGCGCCGCTGTCGGGAGTGGATCGCCGACCTGAGACGGCCCGACGGACGGCTGGCGTGGTCGATTATCGGCGGCATGACGGCGCTGCTCGTCTACAGCTACTGGCCCGGCCTGCTCAACGCCCAATCGAGCTGGAGCGATCCCCAGTACTCCCACGGCTGGCTCGTGCCGGTATTCGCCGTGGCGCTCCTTTTCTGGTGGCGTGAGCCGGTGGAGCCGGTCACGGCTTCGGCCCGGCTCGCCGGGCTCGGCATGCTCCTCGCCACGTTCGCCCTCCGGCTGGCCGTCGCCCGCTACAAGATCGTGACGATCGACATGTACACGTTCGTGCCCGCGCTGGCGGCGGTGTTCCTGCTGGCTGGCGGCTGGCGCACGTTTCGCTGGTCGTGGGCGCCGATCGCGTTCCTGATCTTCATGTTCCCGCTCCCCGACGAGGCGACCCGCTACCTGCTCAGTCCGCTGCAGACGCTGGCCACGATGGTCAGCACCACCACCCTGCAGACGCTCGGCCTGGACGCCTGGCGGTCGGGCAACATCATCGATGTCGGCGGGCACCGCCTCAACGTGGTGGATGCCTGTGCCGGGCTCCGTATGCTCACGATTTTCGTCGCGCTCTCCGTGGCGCTGGTCCTCGTCGGCGGACGCGAGTGGTGGGAGAACGCGGTCGTGATGGCCAGCGCCGTGCCGATCGCCTTGTTGGTCAATGCCATCCGGATCACGACGGCCGGCATCCTCCACGTCTACGCCACCGAGGACTTCGCCGCGTCGTTCCACGACAGCGCGATCGCCGGGGCCATCATGATGGTGCTCGCGCTGGCGATGCTGTTCGGCCTGCAGCAACTGCTGGCCAGCCTATTCGTGACCGAGGACGCGACGCCGGCCCTGCTCCCGGCGGCCCCCCGCGGCACCGGTGCCGCCCCGGACCGGCGGATTTCCCGGGCAAACAACGGGGGTTTTCCCGCGTTGACGCCTCCGGGAAATGCCGGGAAATATGGGCTAGACTAA
- a CDS encoding membrane protein: MIAPTPRLCRLALAPLILALSLYVAPAAWPAVLAFDIAILAVALGDATTLPRRSAFRARRELGGIATRGIRHPIEIVIENGSRRAHDLEIRDDVGGLLEELEPPPPLRILGRSRGRVRHAVLPRERGAFSLARVFIRSPSRLGLWQVQHALPARDELAVYPALAQISRYALYARLNRMALLGVRRTRRVGTDNEFERLRDYTPDDQYKAIDWRATSRRLRLTVRDHQTNQSQRVVFAVDCGRMMVNRTDGTSMLDAALDAALTLSYVALSHRDEAGLVCFADRILRWVPPRGGRRQLDRMIAACHDVEADLVESRFDEALLYLQRQCRKRTLMIVITNLIDDRNATSLRRHLATTVGRHLPLVALLRDPALFDPVVFDPVVADSGAASRPAASEDGATHDRYRAAAAADILLWRRQVLTDLRHDGVLTLDVHPADLTAAAVNEYLAIKARHLL; the protein is encoded by the coding sequence GTGATCGCCCCCACCCCGCGGCTCTGCCGGCTGGCGCTGGCCCCGCTGATCCTGGCGCTGTCGCTGTACGTCGCCCCGGCGGCCTGGCCGGCGGTGCTCGCCTTCGACATTGCGATCCTCGCGGTCGCCCTCGGCGACGCCACGACACTGCCGCGCCGGTCGGCCTTCCGGGCCCGGCGCGAGCTGGGCGGGATCGCCACGCGCGGCATCCGCCACCCGATCGAGATCGTGATCGAGAACGGCTCGCGCCGGGCCCATGACCTGGAGATCCGCGACGACGTCGGCGGCCTGCTCGAGGAACTCGAGCCCCCCCCGCCGCTGCGGATCCTGGGCCGGTCGCGCGGCCGCGTCCGCCATGCGGTGCTGCCGCGCGAGCGGGGCGCGTTCTCGCTCGCGCGGGTGTTCATCCGGTCGCCGAGCCGGCTCGGTCTGTGGCAGGTGCAGCATGCCCTGCCGGCCCGCGACGAGCTCGCCGTCTACCCGGCGCTCGCGCAGATCAGCCGCTATGCGCTTTACGCCCGGCTCAACCGGATGGCGCTGCTCGGCGTGCGCCGGACGCGCCGGGTCGGCACCGACAACGAGTTCGAGCGGCTCCGCGACTACACGCCCGACGACCAGTACAAGGCGATCGACTGGCGGGCCACCTCGCGCCGGCTCCGGCTCACCGTCCGCGACCACCAGACGAACCAGAGCCAGCGGGTCGTGTTCGCCGTCGACTGCGGGCGGATGATGGTCAACCGCACGGACGGCACCTCGATGCTCGATGCGGCCCTCGACGCGGCGCTGACGCTGTCCTACGTCGCGCTCTCCCATCGCGACGAGGCGGGGCTGGTCTGCTTCGCGGACCGGATCCTGCGTTGGGTGCCGCCGCGTGGCGGCCGGCGCCAGCTCGACCGGATGATCGCGGCCTGCCACGACGTGGAGGCCGACCTCGTGGAGAGCCGGTTCGACGAGGCCCTTCTTTACCTGCAGCGGCAGTGCCGGAAGCGAACGCTGATGATCGTGATCACGAACCTCATCGACGACCGGAACGCGACGAGCCTGCGCCGGCACCTGGCGACGACCGTGGGGCGGCACCTGCCGCTGGTGGCCCTGCTCCGCGACCCGGCGCTTTTCGATCCCGTCGTGTTTGATCCGGTGGTGGCGGATTCGGGTGCGGCAAGCCGGCCGGCCGCGTCAGAGGACGGCGCGACCCATGACCGCTACCGGGCCGCGGCCGCCGCCGACATCCTCCTCTGGCGCCGGCAGGTGCTCACCGACCTCCGGCACGACGGCGTCCTCACGCTCGACGTCCACCCCGCGGATCTCACCGCCGCGGCCGTCAACGAATACCTGGCGATCAAGGCCCGGCACCTGCTCTGA
- the fcl gene encoding GDP-L-fucose synthase, with the protein MSTDLGTKRITVTGGAGFLGGAVCAALRRRGVPPDRLFVPRRRDFDLTREADVERLYDVARPDVVIHLAAEVGGIGANMAHPGRFFYANMAMGLHLVEHARRRGIEKFVHTGTVCAYPKHCPIPFREEDIWNGYPEETNAPYGVAKKAIFVMLDGYRREYGLQSAVLLPVNLYGPGDNFDPASSHVIPALIRKCEEARLTNAPEMVCWGTGVATREFLHVEDAAEGVIRAAEIMDEPLPINLGGGMEIAIRDLVVKIAAACDYRGRIAWDASKPDGQPRRGLDISRARSLLGWEPRQDFDAGLAATVRWWREHGAG; encoded by the coding sequence ATGAGCACCGACCTGGGAACGAAGCGGATCACGGTCACGGGGGGAGCGGGGTTCCTCGGCGGCGCCGTCTGCGCGGCCCTGCGCCGCCGCGGCGTGCCCCCCGATCGGCTCTTCGTGCCGCGGCGCCGCGACTTCGACCTGACCCGCGAGGCCGACGTCGAACGGCTGTACGACGTCGCCCGCCCCGACGTCGTGATCCACCTCGCTGCCGAGGTTGGCGGGATCGGCGCCAACATGGCCCATCCCGGCCGGTTCTTCTACGCCAACATGGCGATGGGCCTGCACCTCGTCGAGCACGCCCGGCGCCGTGGGATCGAAAAGTTCGTCCACACGGGCACTGTCTGCGCCTACCCCAAGCACTGCCCGATCCCGTTCCGCGAGGAAGACATCTGGAACGGCTACCCGGAGGAGACGAACGCCCCCTACGGCGTCGCCAAGAAGGCGATTTTCGTGATGCTCGACGGCTATCGGCGCGAGTACGGCCTCCAGAGCGCGGTGCTGCTGCCGGTGAACCTGTACGGCCCCGGCGACAACTTCGACCCGGCCTCGAGCCACGTCATCCCGGCGCTGATCCGCAAGTGCGAAGAGGCCCGGCTGACGAACGCCCCGGAGATGGTCTGCTGGGGGACCGGCGTCGCCACCCGCGAGTTCCTCCACGTCGAGGACGCGGCCGAGGGCGTGATCCGGGCCGCCGAGATCATGGATGAACCGCTGCCGATCAACCTCGGCGGGGGCATGGAGATCGCGATTCGCGACCTGGTGGTGAAGATCGCGGCTGCCTGCGACTACCGCGGCCGCATCGCCTGGGACGCATCGAAGCCGGACGGCCAGCCACGCCGCGGCCTCGACATCTCGCGGGCCCGGTCGCTGCTCGGCTGGGAGCCGCGGCAGGATTTCGACGCCGGCCTGGCCGCGACCGTCCGCTGGTGGCGCGAGCACGGCGCCGGTTGA
- a CDS encoding membrane protein translates to MTGNDPLSATPDGDSARRRIPSWVSPFVRTAVTAGLMAYAVRGVEWTKVGQQFASGQWGWWIAGIVGSAAVQAVAGMRWAALARPLGFDRPRRFFIWRFFEGMFFNLCLPSAIGGDVVKAYRVGDSTSRRLLAGCSILADRLTGLAALGVLTVTALAASRTSLSPLSVAAVGTAVLAAVLAGFWVGTRCLDRILGLLPAEHAARQFIARLLPYQERPMLLVNAIGWSFVVQMGGSLVVGLMARTVGVELGPVVWFTVVPLVALLTVLPVSIGGMGVRETVVQSLLAQYYGVSPDKGFAVGLLWSLSTVVIGLLGGILFVVDRKPAGRAAEPS, encoded by the coding sequence ATGACGGGCAACGATCCACTTTCCGCCACCCCGGACGGCGACTCCGCCCGTAGACGGATTCCCTCCTGGGTGTCGCCGTTCGTCCGGACCGCCGTCACGGCCGGCCTCATGGCCTACGCCGTGCGCGGTGTGGAATGGACCAAGGTCGGTCAGCAGTTCGCCTCCGGTCAGTGGGGCTGGTGGATCGCCGGGATCGTCGGCAGTGCGGCCGTGCAGGCCGTCGCCGGCATGCGCTGGGCGGCGCTGGCTCGGCCGCTGGGTTTCGACCGGCCGCGCCGGTTCTTCATCTGGCGGTTTTTCGAGGGAATGTTCTTCAACCTCTGTCTTCCGTCGGCGATCGGCGGCGACGTCGTCAAGGCCTATCGCGTCGGCGACTCGACGTCGCGCCGGCTGCTGGCCGGCTGCTCGATCCTCGCCGATCGGCTCACGGGACTGGCGGCACTCGGCGTGCTCACCGTGACGGCGCTCGCTGCCAGCCGCACGTCGCTTTCGCCGCTGTCGGTGGCGGCGGTCGGGACGGCCGTGCTGGCCGCGGTGCTGGCCGGATTCTGGGTCGGGACCCGGTGCCTCGATCGGATCCTCGGCCTGCTCCCGGCGGAGCATGCGGCCCGGCAGTTCATCGCCCGGCTGTTGCCGTATCAGGAACGGCCCATGCTTCTCGTCAACGCGATCGGCTGGAGCTTCGTCGTGCAGATGGGTGGGTCACTCGTCGTGGGTCTGATGGCCCGGACGGTGGGCGTCGAACTCGGCCCCGTGGTCTGGTTCACGGTCGTGCCGCTCGTCGCCCTGCTGACGGTGCTTCCCGTGAGCATCGGCGGGATGGGGGTGAGGGAGACCGTCGTGCAGTCGCTGCTCGCCCAATATTATGGCGTGTCGCCCGACAAGGGCTTTGCGGTTGGCCTGCTGTGGAGCCTGAGCACCGTCGTCATCGGCCTGCTCGGGGGAATCCTCTTCGTGGTCGATCGCAAGCCCGCCGGTCGCGCGGCGGAACCTTCCTGA
- the moxR gene encoding hypothetical protein has translation MDMIETMTTGQMTEQAGDAARFNAVRETIEAILAEAAKIYVGQEEFVRLALAALFAGGHVLIESVPGLGKTLLVRILGETLGCSFGRIQFTADLMPSDITGQPVFDARTQDFRFRPGPIFTHILLADEINRSPAKTHAALLEIMQEGRVTVDGTTHPIEPPFLVLATQNPVESEGTYNLPEAQLDRFLFKLVVEYPRAEEENAILRLHCRPERLEKQVETAIRPLLDPARVIAIQDLCRQVRVDDRVIAYASAIVRRTRDWPAFTLGASPRAGIALVSGSRVLAAFAGRSYVVPDDVTDLVLPALRHRVILSPEAEVSGETTDRALLALLKTIEVPRL, from the coding sequence ATGGACATGATCGAAACGATGACGACGGGCCAGATGACGGAACAGGCCGGGGACGCCGCGCGGTTCAACGCGGTCCGCGAGACGATCGAGGCGATCCTCGCCGAGGCGGCGAAGATCTACGTCGGGCAGGAGGAGTTCGTCCGGCTGGCGCTGGCCGCGCTGTTCGCCGGCGGCCACGTCCTCATCGAGAGCGTGCCCGGCCTCGGCAAGACGCTGCTCGTGCGGATTCTCGGCGAGACCCTCGGCTGCAGCTTCGGCCGGATCCAGTTCACCGCCGACCTCATGCCCTCCGACATCACCGGGCAGCCGGTGTTCGACGCCCGGACGCAGGATTTCCGCTTCCGGCCGGGGCCGATCTTCACCCACATCCTCCTCGCCGACGAGATCAACCGCTCCCCCGCCAAGACGCACGCGGCGCTCCTCGAGATCATGCAGGAGGGGCGCGTGACGGTGGACGGCACCACGCACCCGATCGAGCCCCCGTTCCTCGTGCTGGCCACGCAGAACCCGGTCGAGTCGGAGGGCACCTACAACCTGCCCGAGGCCCAGCTCGACCGCTTCCTGTTCAAGCTCGTCGTCGAGTATCCGCGGGCCGAGGAGGAGAACGCCATCCTCCGGCTCCACTGCCGCCCCGAGCGGCTGGAGAAGCAGGTGGAGACGGCGATCCGGCCGCTCCTCGATCCGGCCCGCGTGATCGCCATCCAGGATCTCTGCCGTCAGGTGCGGGTGGACGACCGCGTCATCGCCTACGCCAGCGCCATCGTCCGCCGGACCCGCGACTGGCCGGCGTTCACGCTCGGCGCCAGCCCGCGGGCGGGGATCGCCCTCGTCTCCGGCAGCCGCGTGCTGGCGGCCTTCGCCGGCCGCTCGTACGTCGTCCCCGACGACGTCACCGACCTCGTCCTGCCGGCGCTGCGGCACCGCGTCATCCTCTCCCCCGAGGCGGAGGTGTCCGGCGAGACGACCGACCGGGCCCTGCTCGCGCTCTTGAAGACGATCGAGGTGCCGCGGCTGTGA
- a CDS encoding squalene--hopene cyclase produces MRRLLTALATTIAVAATAPVGAEGPLVKLGDPVPRDVRDIYDAGLRHLLKKQDASGAWQSQHGAPAPTAMALMVLLASGEDPNFGPYRGPIRRAIRSLINVQDGTVGYIGGEGGRPSMYHHGFAMLGLAEAYGVVDDRGLWTEPGAQGGKGQGRTIGQALELAVRAAVTANKQNPTGGWHYGPEMPSADTSVSGAVLMGLLAARNSGIEVPDETIDRAIRYYVGMTGGNGNVGYSGGPGSGTDATTSIGVLVFSIARRQSLPQYKQAVTYLQQTSVGTAAAVNPMMRGRGNGSSYEHYYRAQALFQCNVQAWEKWNNGFVKTLKAVQAKDGSFSMSYGPEVDTPLTLLALAVNFKFLPVYER; encoded by the coding sequence ATGCGCAGGCTGCTGACCGCTCTCGCGACCACGATCGCCGTGGCCGCGACGGCACCAGTCGGGGCGGAGGGGCCGCTGGTGAAACTCGGCGACCCGGTCCCGCGCGACGTCCGCGACATCTACGACGCCGGCCTGCGGCACCTGCTCAAGAAGCAGGATGCCTCGGGCGCCTGGCAGAGCCAGCATGGCGCGCCCGCCCCGACGGCCATGGCCCTGATGGTGCTCCTCGCCAGCGGGGAGGACCCGAACTTCGGTCCTTATCGCGGGCCGATCCGCCGGGCGATCCGCTCCCTGATCAACGTCCAGGACGGCACCGTCGGGTACATCGGCGGCGAGGGGGGCCGCCCCAGCATGTACCATCACGGCTTCGCCATGCTCGGCCTCGCCGAGGCGTACGGCGTCGTCGACGACCGTGGCCTGTGGACCGAGCCGGGAGCACAGGGAGGCAAGGGGCAGGGACGGACGATCGGCCAGGCCCTGGAACTCGCCGTCCGCGCCGCCGTCACGGCCAACAAGCAGAACCCCACGGGCGGCTGGCATTACGGCCCGGAGATGCCCTCCGCCGACACCTCAGTCAGCGGCGCGGTGCTCATGGGACTCCTTGCGGCCCGCAACTCTGGGATCGAGGTGCCCGACGAGACCATCGACCGGGCGATCAGGTACTACGTCGGCATGACAGGCGGCAACGGCAACGTCGGCTACTCGGGCGGGCCCGGAAGCGGCACCGACGCGACGACATCGATCGGCGTGCTCGTGTTCTCGATCGCCCGCCGGCAGTCTCTCCCCCAGTACAAGCAGGCCGTCACGTATCTGCAGCAGACGAGCGTTGGCACGGCGGCTGCGGTCAATCCGATGATGCGCGGCCGGGGCAACGGCTCCTCGTACGAGCACTACTACCGGGCCCAGGCCCTCTTCCAGTGCAACGTGCAGGCGTGGGAGAAGTGGAACAACGGCTTCGTGAAGACGCTCAAGGCGGTGCAGGCCAAGGACGGCAGTTTCAGCATGTCATACGGCCCGGAGGTGGACACGCCGCTGACGCTGCTGGCGTTGGCGGTGAATTTCAAGTTCCTGCCGGTCTACGAGCGCTGA
- a CDS encoding UPF0061 protein: MERDTADAGWRFDNSYARLPADLFMRTEPVPVPAPALAILNEPLAADLGLDAAVLHDSGAAAFAGNALPPGAEPIAQAYAGHQFGHFTNLGDGRAILLGEQVTAAGRRHDVQLKGAGRTPYSRGGDGRAALGPMLREFIISEGMHALGIPTTRSLAVATTGAAVLREAPLAGAVLTRTAASHIRVGTFQFAAACGVPGLPAALLDHAIARHDLELTTATAAERPLAFLDAVVGRQAALVAQWMLVGFVHGVMNTDNMAVSGETIDYGPCAFLDTYDPATVFSSIDRQGRYAYANQPAIAHWNLARLAESLLPLLPGPEEAAVERLRAVLETFPARYERHLHAGGRAKLGLATEEPGDAALFTTLLDRMQAARADFTATFASLAGLAAIPVASGAMPAADDWLAAWLPQWRARLAREPGPPEAITARLRRANPVVIPRNQHVEAALAAAEEGDMTPFLRLLAAVRAPDAETSANEPYRSGPPPGCGPYRTFCGT, translated from the coding sequence ATGGAGCGGGACACGGCCGACGCGGGCTGGCGATTCGACAACTCCTACGCCCGGCTGCCCGCAGACCTGTTCATGCGGACCGAGCCGGTGCCGGTGCCGGCGCCGGCCCTCGCGATCCTCAACGAGCCGCTGGCTGCGGACCTCGGGCTCGACGCGGCGGTCCTACACGACTCGGGGGCCGCGGCATTCGCGGGCAACGCCCTGCCGCCGGGGGCCGAGCCGATCGCGCAGGCCTATGCCGGTCACCAGTTCGGTCACTTCACGAACCTTGGCGACGGCCGGGCGATCCTCCTCGGCGAGCAGGTCACGGCCGCCGGCCGGCGGCACGACGTCCAGCTCAAGGGGGCGGGCCGCACGCCCTACTCCCGCGGCGGTGACGGCCGGGCGGCGCTGGGGCCGATGCTGCGCGAGTTCATCATCAGCGAGGGGATGCATGCCCTCGGCATCCCCACGACCCGCAGCCTCGCCGTCGCCACCACGGGCGCGGCCGTGCTCCGCGAGGCGCCGCTCGCGGGCGCGGTCCTGACGCGCACCGCCGCCAGCCACATCCGCGTCGGCACGTTCCAGTTCGCGGCGGCCTGCGGCGTGCCCGGCCTGCCGGCGGCGCTCCTCGACCATGCCATCGCCCGCCACGATCTGGAACTCACCACGGCCACGGCCGCCGAACGGCCGCTGGCGTTCCTCGACGCCGTCGTCGGCCGGCAGGCAGCCCTCGTCGCGCAGTGGATGCTCGTCGGCTTCGTGCATGGCGTGATGAACACCGACAACATGGCCGTGTCAGGGGAGACGATCGATTACGGGCCGTGCGCCTTCCTCGACACCTACGACCCGGCGACGGTGTTCTCATCGATCGACCGCCAGGGCCGCTATGCGTATGCCAACCAGCCGGCGATCGCTCACTGGAACCTCGCCCGGCTCGCGGAGAGCCTCCTGCCACTCCTGCCCGGACCCGAGGAGGCCGCGGTGGAGCGGCTCCGGGCCGTGCTGGAGACGTTCCCAGCGCGGTACGAGCGGCATCTGCACGCCGGGGGACGGGCCAAGCTCGGTCTCGCGACGGAGGAACCGGGCGACGCCGCGCTGTTCACCACGCTCCTCGATCGCATGCAGGCAGCCCGGGCCGACTTCACGGCGACGTTCGCGAGCCTCGCCGGGCTCGCTGCCATACCAGTTGCCAGCGGGGCGATGCCGGCGGCTGACGACTGGCTGGCGGCGTGGCTGCCGCAGTGGCGGGCCCGGCTGGCCCGTGAGCCGGGGCCGCCGGAGGCGATCACGGCGCGGCTGCGCCGGGCGAACCCGGTCGTGATCCCGCGCAACCAGCACGTCGAGGCGGCGCTCGCTGCAGCCGAGGAGGGAGACATGACTCCGTTCCTGCGGCTGCTCGCCGCGGTCCGTGCGCCGGACGCGGAAACGTCGGCGAACGAGCCCTACCGCTCCGGCCCGCCCCCGGGCTGCGGCCCCTACCGGACGTTCTGCGGCACGTAA
- the gmd gene encoding GDP-mannose 4,6-dehydratase: protein MSSLPKRALITGITGQDGSYLAELLLDKGYEVHGLVRRSSTFGTQRIEHLYRDIHEVERPLVLHHGDMADGNGLARLIREIRPTEVYNLAAQSHVRVSFDQPTYTADVTAVGTLRLLEAIRDFQDAAGTGIRFYQASSSEMYGKVVETPQSETTPFYPRSPYGVAKLYSHWITINYRESYGLHGSCGILFNHESPRRGETFVTRKITRAATRIKLGLQQQLYLGNLDAKRDWGYAGDYVEAMWLMLQQDEPDDYVVSTDETHSVREFCEKVFGQLGMDYRDFVEIDPRYFRPAEVDLLLGSSAKARRKLGWQPRVSFDELVTRMVESDLELARKEQVLIAAGHDASLPNR, encoded by the coding sequence GTGTCGTCACTTCCCAAGCGGGCTTTGATCACGGGGATCACGGGGCAGGATGGCTCCTACCTGGCGGAACTGCTCCTCGACAAGGGCTACGAGGTGCATGGCCTCGTGCGGCGATCGAGCACGTTCGGCACGCAACGGATCGAGCACCTGTACCGCGACATCCACGAGGTGGAGCGGCCGCTGGTGCTGCACCACGGCGACATGGCCGACGGCAACGGCCTGGCGCGACTGATCCGCGAGATCCGCCCCACCGAGGTCTACAACCTCGCCGCCCAGAGCCACGTCCGCGTGAGCTTCGACCAGCCGACCTACACCGCCGACGTGACGGCCGTGGGCACGCTGCGACTCCTGGAGGCGATCCGCGACTTCCAGGACGCCGCCGGCACGGGGATCCGGTTCTACCAGGCCTCGAGCTCGGAGATGTATGGCAAGGTGGTCGAGACGCCGCAGTCGGAGACGACTCCGTTCTACCCGCGGTCTCCCTACGGCGTGGCCAAGCTCTACTCCCACTGGATCACGATCAATTATCGAGAGAGCTACGGACTGCACGGCTCGTGCGGCATTCTCTTCAACCACGAGAGTCCGCGGCGCGGCGAGACGTTCGTGACCCGGAAGATCACCCGGGCGGCCACCCGCATCAAGCTCGGCCTGCAGCAGCAGCTGTACCTCGGCAACCTCGACGCCAAGCGCGACTGGGGCTACGCAGGCGACTACGTCGAGGCGATGTGGCTCATGCTTCAGCAGGACGAACCCGACGACTACGTCGTGTCCACCGACGAGACGCACTCGGTTCGCGAGTTCTGCGAGAAGGTGTTCGGCCAGCTCGGCATGGACTACCGGGACTTCGTCGAGATCGACCCGCGCTACTTCCGTCCGGCGGAGGTGGACCTGCTTCTCGGCTCCTCGGCGAAGGCCCGGCGGAAGCTCGGCTGGCAGCCGCGGGTGTCGTTCGACGAGCTGGTCACCCGGATGGTCGAGTCCGATCTGGAACTGGCCCGCAAGGAGCAGGTCCTGATCGCCGCCGGCCACGACGCGAGCCTGCCGAACCGCTGA